In the Mya arenaria isolate MELC-2E11 chromosome 11, ASM2691426v1 genome, one interval contains:
- the LOC128209234 gene encoding uncharacterized protein LOC128209234 codes for MYSAGLQTDELDLVIKSAMLCHRKNGQQTDSSKHKRQARVRPSQKFYVKGVEVCREVFCFAYNIGKEKLKRIGRSLDSDGLIARTHGNTKRLPHNAITFEERENIRKFLICYASDNAMPLPGRLPNHRNSKVMLLPSDKSQADIHVEYEKIDGARSISLSTFTRVWRELCPHIVLAKPKTDLCFRCQTFSCKISQSGALSEDDKMTLLDEYESHVESARHQREQYRMQCDDSKVTCSENITVEGAVSCSLDATVHYSWDFAQQVHIPHHSQQVGPLYFKTARRCEVFGVCCEGSEKQVFYLGDEGVAPGKGANTVVSYLHHYLENYGLGEEHAQFHFDNCQGQNKNNAVLGYAVWRTLTGGHKTIQYSLMLAGHTKFSCDWHFGVWKNRWRHMDAETVEEVASTVAMSSRNGHNIPHIVDGNSKPVLFYDWSTFFKGMFKPLKNISKYHSFEVSSNEPGVVRVRKFVDAPEEKINILKTCQVDICVMPEQIFGEGINAERQWYLHDVIRDFCRSDHAKNTTCPLPLVAKEGYSKAKKQKLK; via the exons ATGTATTCAGCTGGTTTGCAAACAGATGAACTTGATCTTGTTATTAAATCAGCCATGTTGTGCCACAGAAAAAATGGCCAACAAACTGACAGTAGTAAACATAAACGGCAGGCGAGAGTTAGGCCCAGTCAGAAGTTTTATGTAAAGGGAGTTGAAGTTTGCCGTGAAGTATTCTGTTTTGCATACAATATCGGAAAGGAGAAACTAAAACGAATTGGTCGGTCTCTTGACAGTGATGGATTGATTGCTAGGACTCATGGTAATACCAAAAGACTACCTCATAATGCTATCACATTTGAGGAGAGAGAAAATATAAGAAAGTTCCTCATCTGCTATGCATCTGACAATGCAATGCCCCTTCCCGGAAGACTTCCAAACCACCGCAATAGTAAAGTGATGTTGTTGCCATCTGATAAGTCACAAGCAGACATTCATGTggaatatgaaaaaatagaCGGTGCAAGAAGTATTAGTCTTAGTACTTTTACCAGAGTATGGCGGGAGTTGTGCCCACATATTGTCTTAGCGAAACCAAAAACAGACTTGTGTTTTAGATGccaaacattttcttgtaaaatttcaCAAAGTGGTGCCCTTTCTGAAGATGATAAAATGACACTTCTTGATGAATATGAAAGTCATGTTGAAAGTGCTAGACATCAGAGGGAGCAATATAGAATGCAGTGTGATGACTCTAAAGTTACATGTAGTGAAAACATTACAGTTGAAG gtgcAGTATCATGTTCCTTAGATGCAACCGTCCACTACAGCTGGGACTTTGCACAGCAGGTTCATATTCCACACCATAGCCAACAg GTTGGACCCCTGTATTTCAAAACTGCCAGGAGATGTGAGGTATTTGGAGTTTGCTGTGAAGGATCTG agaaaCAGGTGTTTTACCTTGGTGATGAGGGTGTTGCCCCAGGCAAAGGAGCAAACACAGTTGTCAGCTACCTCCACCATTACCTTGAAAACTACGGCCTGGGTGAGGAACATGCCCAGTTCCATTTTGACAATTGCCAAGGAcagaacaaaaataatgcaGTTCTTGGTTATGCTGTGTGGAGAACATTGACGG GAGGGCATAAGACAATCCAATATTCATTGATGCTAGCCGGCCACACCAAATTCTCATGTGATTGGCATTTTGGAGTGTGGAAAAACAGATGGAGACACATGGATGCAGAGACAGTTGAG GAGGTGGCTTCCACAGTAGCAATGTCATCCCGTAATGGCCACAACATCCCCCATATTGTTGATGGCAACAGCAAACCAGTGTTGTTCTATGACTGGAGCACCTTCTTCAAAGGCATGTTCAAACCATTgaagaacatttcaaaatacCATTCATTTGAGGTGTCTTCTAACGAGCCTGGGGTTGTAAGAGTAAGGAAGTTTGTTGATGCCCCTGAGGAGAAAATTAACATACTGAAAACCTGCCAAGTGGATATTTGTGTTATGCCAGAGCAGATCTTTGGTGAGGGAATAAATGCTGAAAGGCAATGGTACTTGCATGATGTAATAAGAGACTTTTGCAGATCGGATCATGCTAAAAACACAACATGCCCTTTGCCATTAGTTGCAAAAGAAGGCTATTCAAAggccaaaaaacaaaagttgaaataG